In Drosophila teissieri strain GT53w chromosome 2R, Prin_Dtei_1.1, whole genome shotgun sequence, the following proteins share a genomic window:
- the LOC122614278 gene encoding protein midgut expression 1, translated as MCLRLVGSALCCCCKLGLKCLCIFACSTVGVIIIVALVLYFCFVHNKSEDATTKSQSDSKMETSLKDSIATATEAPSLARAYLQKLIERI; from the exons ATGTGTCTGCGACTAGTGGGATCTGCTCTCTGTTG CTGTTGCAAATTGGGTCTCAAGTGCCTGTGCATTTTCGCCTGTTCCACGGTCGGTGTTATAATAATAGTTGCCTTGGTCTTGTACTTTTGTTTCGTCCACAACAAATCGGAGGACGCGACCACAAAGTCTCAGTCCGATTCGAAAATGGAGACATCCTTGAAGGATAGCATAGCTACTGCAACGGAAGCCCCTTCGCTTGCCAGAGCATATCTCCAAAAACTAATAGAACGAATTTGA
- the LOC122612111 gene encoding lysosomal Pro-X carboxypeptidase: MILPDMGGTTVRSALSAVLGLLLIAGCDCNQRYKYEIKEFQVPLDHFSFLINATFNIRYLYNDSFVDKSNARTPIFFYTGNEGDIELFAQNTGFLWELAERQRALVIFAEHRYYGKSLPFGSSTFNTSLPDHLAYFTVEQTLEDYAMLITFLTNDRQMPVVAFGGSYGGMLAAWFRIKYPHLVTGALAASAPILQFSGITDCDIFYRIVTSVFQNAYNKNCTANIAKSWKLFETLGASEAGKKQISDAFHLCNALKTDEDLKKFLDYVEEVYSNLAMVNYPYNSSFLAPLPAYPVRQVCYYLRELQTTDFDLLHAMSSALAVYTNYTQSAKCLDISVNSNADDSGWNIQSCNQMVMPICSNSSETMFRTSSWNFKDYAEKCYKNYRLTPKPYDIILRYGGRNLEATTNIIFSNGLLDPWSGGGVLQSPNDKVFVLILPEGAHHLDLRHSDPADPPSVRDARDKEAAIIARWIQDF; the protein is encoded by the coding sequence ATGATTTTGCCCGATATGGGTGGAACCACTGTAAGATCTGCACTGTCAGCAGTTTTGGGACTCCTGCTGATCGCGGGGTGTGATTGCAACCAGAGGTACAAGTACGAGATCAAGGAATTCCAAGTGCCGCTGGACCACTTCAGTTTCCTGATCAATGCCACCTTCAACATCCGGTATCTGTACAACGACTCTTTCGTGGACAAGAGCAATGCCCGCACCCCGATCTTCTTTTACACAGGCAACGAGGGGGATATCGAACTTTTCGCCCAGAATACCGGATTCCTGTGGGAACTGGCGGAAAGACAGCGGGCTCTGGTGATCTTTGCGGAGCATCGATACTACGGGAAGTCACTTCCCTTCGGGAGCTCCACATTCAACACAAGCTTGCCGGATCACTTGGCCTATTTTACAGTGGAACAGACCCTCGAGGATTACGCAATGCTGATCACGTTTCTGACTAACGATCGTCAGATGCCCGTAGTGGCCTTCGGAGGTTCCTATGGCGGAATGCTGGCCGCCTGGTTCCGGATAAAGTATCCGCACTTGGTCACCGGAGCCCTTGCTGCCTCGGCGCCCATACTGCAGTTCTCCGGGATAACCGATTGCGACATCTTCTACAGGATTGTAACATCAGTATTCCAGAATGCCTACAACAAAAACTGCACCGCGAACATTGCGAAGTCGTGGAAACTCTTTGAGACTCTGGGAGCAAGCGAAGCCGGCAAGAAGCAGATATCGGATGCATTCCACCTATGCAATGCTCTGAAGACCGACGAGGACCTGAAGAAGTTCCTGGACTACGTAGAAGAGGTGTACAGCAATCTCGCCATGGTCAACTACCCGTACAACAGCAGTTTCCTAGCCCCATTACCTGCCTATCCCGTGAGGCAGGTGTGTTACTACCTGAGAGAATTGCAAACCACCGACTTTGATTTGCTGCACGCCATGTCCAGTGCCTTGGCAGTTTACACCAACTACACACAGTCTGCCAAGTGCCTGGATATATCCGTCAACTCCAACGCCGATGATTCCGGTTGGAATATTCAGAGCTGCAACCAGATGGTGATGCCCATCTGCTCCAATAGCTCCGAAACCATGTTCCGCACATCTAGTTGGAACTTCAAGGATTACGCGGAAAAATGCTACAAGAACTACCGTCTCACCCCCAAGCCATACGACATCATTTTGCGCTACGGTGGCAGAAACCTGGAGGCTACGACCAATATAATATTCAGCAACGGTCTTTTGGACCCCTGGAGCGGTGGCGGTGTGCTTCAGTCTCCCAACGACAAGGTCTTTGTCCTCATCCTGCCCGAGGGAGCTCATCACTTGGACCTGCGCCACAGCGATCCGGCTGATCCACCATCTGTGCGCGATGCCCGCGATAAAGAAGCAGCCATCATAGCACGATGGATCCAAGATTTCTGA
- the LOC122612110 gene encoding cell division cycle protein 23 homolog: MAMQEFFSVLLPDVKRELRRGIIECSKRGLLHSTKWLAEMHHGLDDVHIDNETPDEDRTFNECQLEGIAPSEYSDYFLAKSYYDVREYDRAAHAVRNCESSVPRFLHFYSTYMAREKRRLDSTTDQANLHEPNQMRDLADLLATLRMEYGKSRLDGYGIYLYGVVLKALNLNQAAEQMLVQAIRLVPMLWSAYLELSPLIMEKKKLLSLQLGGHWMRHFFMAHTYLELYLNDDGLKIYEDLQASGFSKNIYLIAQMALVYHNKRDVDKAIELYQALLESDPYRLDNVDTYSNLLFVKEMKTEMAQLAHKAVSINKYRPETCCVIGNYYSIRCDHQVAISYFQRALKLNPKYLAAWTLMGHEFMELKNTNAAIQSYRKAVEVNKRDYRAWYGLGQAYEIIKMHYYSLYYFKIAHQLRPYDSRMLVALGETYEKLDKCENAVKCYWKAIDVGDIEGIAMYKLANLHEKLGDHETAVHCYIMYCEDERAATDKQSLYQGFITLANYYEKKGEYERAAYYAYKCLDSDDRKTEAKALLKTIDWKRNAEGQKKAKTSTAVANAETSSEDEMEWELQDVRVRVPITSIATTTTSTTAAAAGSTSNSSLISLRPGRNLLEGMRRSQASRTSLTAAASSTTATSATAVTPSTEEAPGASSGTTNPPEQPPSDDNSSMEISSVSID; the protein is encoded by the exons ATGGCGATGCAGGAGTTCTTCAGCGTGCTATTGCCGGATGTGAAGCGGGAGCTGCGCCGCGGTATCATAGAGTGCTCCAAGCGGGGTCTCCTGCACAGTACCAAGTGGCTGGCGGAGATGCACCACGGATTGGACGATGTGCACATAGACAATGAAACGCCTGATGAGGATCGCACATTCAACGAGTGCCAGCTGGAGGGGATTGCGCCGTCGGAGTACAGCGACTACTTCCTGGCTAAGAGCTACTACGATGTGAGGGAGTACGATAGGGCGGCGCATGCGGTTAGGAACTGTGAGTCCAGTGTGCCGCGCTTTCTGCACTTTTATTCCACTTACATGGCCAGAGAAAAGCGGCGACTGGACTCAACCACCGACCAGGCGAATCTGCACGAGCCAAATCAGATGCGAGATCTCGCCGATCTGCTAGCCACACTTCGCATGGAGTATGGAAAGAGTCGGCTTGATGGCTACggaatatatttatacggAGTAGTACTAAAAGCGCTGAATCTcaaccaggccgccgagcaaaTGCTAGTTCAGGCCATCAGACTGGTGCCCATGCTGTGGAGCGCCTATCTGGAACTCTCCCCCCTCATCatggaaaaaaagaaactgctGAGTCTGCAGCTGGGTGGTCACTGGATGCGGCACTTTTTCATGGCGCACACTTACCTGGAGTTGTACCTCAACGACGACGGTCTGAAGATCTACGAGGATCTGCAGGCATCGGGCTTCAGCAAGAACATCTACTTGATTGCCCAGATGGCTCTTGTCTATCACAATAAGCGGGATGTGGACAAGGCGATTGAGCTGTACCAAGCACTTCTTGAGAGCGATCCCTACCGCCTGGACAATGTAGACACCTATTCCAATCTTCTGTTCGTCAAGGAGATGAAAACCGAAATGGCCCAGTTGGCCCACAAGGCTGTAAGCATCAACAAGTATCGCCCAGAGACGTGTTGTGTAATAG GCAACTACTATAGCATCCGCTGTGATCATCAGGTGGCCATTTCCTACTTTCAACGCGCCCTGAAACTGAATCCCAAGTATCTGGCCGCATGGACCTTGATGGGACATGAGTTTATGGAGCTCAAAAACACAAATGCAGCCATACAGAGCTACCGAAAGGCAGTGGAGGTTAACAAGCGGGACTATCGCGCCTGGTATGGACTGGGCCAGGCCTACGAGATCATCAAAATGCACTACTACAGCCTATACTACTTTAAAATCGCCCACCAACTACGTCCCTACGACTCTCGCATGCTGGTTGCCCTAGGTGAGACGTATGAGAAGCTGGACAAGTGCGAAAATGCTGTGAAGTGCTACTGGAAGGCCATCGATGTGGGTGATATAGAGGGCATAGCGATGTACAAACTGGCCAATCTGCACGAAAAGCTCGGCGACCACGAGACGGCGGTCCATTGCTACATAATGTACTGCGAGGATGAGCGAGCGGCCACCGATAAACAGAGCCTCTATCAAGGATTCATCACGCTGGCTAACTATTACGAGAAGAAGGGCGAATACGAACGAGCCGCCTATTACGCTTACAAATGCTTAGACTCTGATGAT CGCAAAACAGAGGCAAAGGCGTTGCTGAAAACCATTGACTGGAAACGCAATGCTGAGGGACAGAAGAAGGCCAAAACTTCCACGGCCGTGGCGAATGCAGAGACCAGTTCCGAGGACGAGATGGAGTGGGAGCTCCAGGATGTGCGAGTCCGAGTTCCCATCACATCCATAGCAACCACGACTACCTCCACgacagcagctgctgcgggGAGTACCTCGAATAGCTCCCTGATCAGCTTGCGTCCGGGTCGAAACTTGCTCGAGGGGATGCGTCGTTCCCAGGCAAGCAGGACCAGCTTAACCGCGGCTGCCAGCAGCACTACCGCGACATCAGCAACTGCTGTCACACCGTCCACTGAGGAGGCGCCTGGCGCATCCAGTGGCACTACGAATCCACCCGAGCAACCGCCATCGGATGATAACAGCTCCATGGAAATATCCAGCGTTTCCATTGATTAG
- the LOC122615173 gene encoding phospholipase A2 group XV-like produces the protein MRLKSGILLVLLLTTFLNLGECFWPFSKWHESNDPPPPPPEPKISPVIFVPGDGGSQMDARLNKPNSPYLICQKTHDWYNLWLDLEQLVIPMVYCWIDNVKLYYDKATRTTHNTPGVETRIPGWGNPEVVEWIDPTKNSAGAYFKDIANELVDLGYIRKQNIHGAPYDFRKAPNENQQFFIDLKQLVEDTYEANNQSAVTFISHSMGSLMTLVFLQEQTVQWKAKYVKRMISLAGVWAGSFKAVKVFAMGDDLDSFALSAKILKAEQITHPSTAWLLPSPLFWKPSEVLATTPSRNYTMAQLEEFFYDLDYMTGWEMRKDTIRYNRNFNPPNVELHCLYGDGIDTVERLEYKKSDINGETPKLIMGLGDGTVNQRSLRACQYWSSYSSAPINTLALQNVDHMHILSNPDVLKYIRTVMKLP, from the exons ATGAGGCTCAAATCGGGAATACTTTTGGTGCTCCTGCTGACCACTTTTTTGAACCTGGGCGagtgcttttggccatttagCAAATGGCACGAATCAAAtgatcctcctcctccgcccccTGAACCCAAGATATCTCCAGTGATTTTCG TCCCTGGCGACGGAGGCTCCCAAATGGATGCTCGCCTGAATAAGCCCAACTCTCCTTACTTAATTTGCCAGAAGACCCACGATTGGTACAATCTGTGGCTGGACCTAGAGCAGTTGGTCATCCCCATGGTTTACTGTTGGATAGACAATGTCAAGCTATACTACGACAAGGCAACAAGGACCACCCACAATACTCCTGGTGTGGAGACGAGGATACCCGGCTGGGGAAATCCCGAAGTGGTCGAGTGGATCGATCCCACAAAGAACAGCGCCGGAGCCTACTTTAAAGATATAGCCAATGAGCTTGTGGACCTAGGATATATTCGCAAACAAAATATCCACGGAGCACCCTATGACTTCCGAAAAGCGCCAA ATGAGAACCAACAATTCTTCATCGATCTTAAGCAGCTGGTGGAGGACACCTATGAGGCCAACAATCAGTCAGCTGTGACCTTTATCTCGCACAGCATGGGCAGTCTCATGACCCTGGTGTTCTTGCAGGAACAAACCGTCCAATGGAAGGCTAAATATGTGAAGCGAATGATCAGCCTGGCGGGAGTATGGGCGGGAAGCTTTAAGGCTGTTAAGGTGTTTGCCATGGGCGATGACCTGGATTCGTTCGCCCTGAGTGCCAAGATCCTCAAGGCGGAACAGATAACTCACCCATCCACCGCTTGGTTGCTGCCATCACCACTGTTTTGGAAGCCATCCGAGGTTCTGGCCACGACCCCAAGCAGGAACTATACGATGGCACAGCTCGAAGAGTTCTTCTACGACCTTGACTACATGACGGGCTGGGAAATGCGCAAGGATACGATTCGGTACAACCGAAACTTCAATCCACCGAATGTGGAACTGCACTGTCTTTATGGCGACGGCATTGACACGGTTGAGAG ACTGGAGTACAAAAAATCGGACATTAATGGGGAAACGCCCAAGTTGATAATGGGTCTCGGCGACGGCACTGTTAACCAGCGCTCTCTGAGAGCCTGCCAGTATTGGTCGAGCTATTCCAGCGCCCCTATAAACACATTGGCCCTTCAGAACGTGGACCACATGCACATCCTGTCCAATCCGGACGTCCTCAAATATATTCGCACTGTCATGAAGCTGCCGTAA